A stretch of the Musa acuminata AAA Group cultivar baxijiao chromosome BXJ2-7, Cavendish_Baxijiao_AAA, whole genome shotgun sequence genome encodes the following:
- the LOC103991925 gene encoding WRKY transcription factor WRKY51, which yields MAVDLMGYAKMDDQIAIQEAAAAGIRSMEHLISRLSQQQQLDCRDITDHAVSKFKKVISILNRTGHARFRRSPTAPPPTEPSVEPSLPEAAKTLTLAPIPLRVKPPHHPLPPPSRPLTLDFTEPVATCEVSAPSRFSKECFSISKPMSSATSSFMSSVTGDGSVSNGRPGASSFLLPPPAAAVSAGKPPFSSTISRRCHEHGHTNSEHVAGKYAIPGSRCHCSKRRKSRVKRTIRVPAISSKLADIPPDEYSWRKYGQKPIKGSPYPRGYYKCSTLRGCPARKHVERAPDDPTMLIVTYEGEHRHTPSAATVAAPEPVTASASAF from the exons ATGGCCGTTGATCTGATGGGGTACGCCAAGATGGACGACCAGATCGCCATCCAAGAGGCGGCAGCCGCCGGGATCCGCTCCATGGAGCACCTCATCAGCCGTCTCtcccagcagcagcagctagactGCCGCGATATCACCGACCACGCCGTCTCCAAGTTCAAGAAAGTCATATCGATTCTCAACCGCACCGGCCACGCCCGCTTCCGCCGCAGCCCCACGGCGCCGCCACCTACGGAGCCGTCGGTCGAGCCGTCGCTCCCCGAAGCAGCGAAGACCCTGACCCTCGCCCCGATCCCGCTCCGGGTAAAGCCTCCCCACCATCCCCTGCCGCCACCTTCCCGACCGTTGACACTGGACTTCACCGAGCCGGTCGCCACCTGCGAGGTGTCGGCACCGAGCCGGTTCAGCAAGGAGTGCTTCAGCATCTCGAAGCCAATGTCTTCGGCGACATCCTCGTTCATGTCGTCCGTCACCGGCGACGGCAGCGTGTCGAACGGCAGGCCAGGCGCCTCATCCTTCCTCCTCCCCCCGCCTGCGGCGGCCGTATCCGCCGGAAAGCCTCCATTCTCGTCCACAATCAGTCGGCGGTGCCACGAGCACGGCCACACCAACTCCGAGCACGTCGCCGGCAAGTACGCCATCCCCGGCTCTCGCTGCCACTGCTCCAAGAGAAG GAAATCACGGGTGAAGCGGACGATACGCGTGCCGGCAATAAGCTCGAAGCTGGCCGACATCCCGCCGGACGAGTACTCGTGGCGCAAGTACGGGCAGAAACCGATCAAGGGATCTCCATATCCCAG GGGTTACTACAAGTGCAGCACGCTGCGTGGATGCCCGGCGAGGAAGCACGTGGAGCGGGCGCCGGACGACCCCACGATGCTGATCGTCACGTACGAGGGCGAGCACCGCCACACTCCGAGCGCCGCCACCGTCGCGGCGCCCGAGCCCGtcaccgcctccgcctccgccttctGA